A genomic window from Punica granatum isolate Tunisia-2019 chromosome 2, ASM765513v2, whole genome shotgun sequence includes:
- the LOC116197337 gene encoding auxin response factor 16-like — protein MKRNTVEKCLDPQLWHACAGGMVQMPPLNSKVFYFPQGHAEHAQGPVDFGNSHNIPPLVLCRLAAIKYMADRETDEVFARITLVPVKVQGLDLDNDGLMDHDGAESPEKAASFAKTLTQSDANNGGGFSVPRYCAETIFPRLDYSAEPPVQTIIAKDVHGESWKFRHIYRGTPRRHLLTTGWSNFVNQKKLVAGDSIVFLRAENGDLCVGIRRVKRGGFGGGPEYGSGWNSSSGPFGGYSMFMREDGNNNPMQKASDNGGVGRVTAESVVRAAALAASGRPFDVAYYPRAGTPEFFVKASSVSHSMTIQWCSGMRFKMPFETEDSSRISWFMGTISLVQVADPIHWPNSPWRLLQVAWDEPDLLQNLKRVSPWLVELVSTMPSIHLSPFSPPRKKLRVPPTADFSLMEQLQLPSSFPSNPLLMGQSNSPLCYIPDNIIPAGIQGARHAHYGLSPSDLSLNKLHSSSLFLNKSRHHLDNHNFAPPLPTRFNHEPNGNPNTNNISCLLTMATPANHFKENGEKKSGSGGSPHILLFGQLILTQHQNSETSSSGPPETSSSGPPETSSEEDNFQTRRKDNNNRKTELGLGVETGHCKVFMESEDVGRTLDLSVLGSYEELYRNLAEMFGIEGSEMLRNILYRDAAGAIKHAGEEPFSDFLKTAKRLTIPAGSSIRELLR, from the exons ATGAAGAGGAACACTGTGGAGAAGTGTCTGGATCCTCAGCTATGGCACGCCTGCGCCGGCGGGATGGTCCAAATGCCGCCACTCAACTCGAAGGTCTTCTACTTCCCTCAGGGCCACGCCGAGCACGCCCAAGGTCCCGTCGATTTCGGGAATTCCCACAATATTCCTCCCCTCGTGCTCTGCCGCCTTGCTGCCATAAAGTACATGGCTGATCGCGAGACGGACGAGGTCTTCGCCAGGATTACGCTTGTGCCCGTGAAAGTCCAAGGGCTCGACCTGGACAACGATGGGTTGATGGATCATGATGGGGCTGAGAGCCCAGAGAAGGCCGCTTCCTTTGCCAAGACCCTGACCCAGTCGGATGCAAATAATGGCGGGGGTTTCTCCGTCCCGCGGTACTGTGCAGAGACGATTTTTCCCCGGCTGGATTACTCTGCTGAACCTCCGGTTCAGACCATAATAGCCAAGGATGTTCATGGAGAAAGCTGGAAATTCCGGCACATTTACCGTGGGACCCCGCGTCGCCACCTCTTGACCACAGGGTGGAGCAACTTTGTGAATCAGAAGAAGCTCGTGGCGGGGGACTCGATCGTGTTCCTGAGGGCGGAGAATGGGGATTTGTGTGTCGGGATAAGACGGGTGAAACGGGGAGGGTTTGGTGGCGGCCCGGAGTACGGGTCAGGGTGGAACTCGAGCTCAGGTCCGTTTGGAGGATACTCAATGTTTATGAGGGAAGACGGAAATAACAATCCGATGCAAAAGGCTTCGGATAATGGCGGGGTCGGGAGAGTGACTGCAGAATCAGTGGTTCGAGCAGCTGCTCTGGCAGCCAGTGGGCGGCCGTTTGACGTCGCCTACTACCCGCGGGCAGGCACTCCTGAATTCTTTGTTAAGGCATCCTCCGTGAGCCATTCGATGACGATCCAGTGGTGCTCGGGGATGAGGTTTAAGATGCCATTTGAGACCGAGGACTCATCTCGGATCAGCTGGTTCATGGGGACGATTTCATTAGTTCAGGTTGCTGACCCGATTCACTGGCCTAATTCTCCATGGCGGCTCTTACAG GTTGCTTGGGACGAGCCCGATCTGCTCCAGAATTTGAAGCGGGTCAGCCCATGGCTTGTTGAGTTGGTATCTACTATGCCTTCGATCCACCTTTCTCCATTCTCTCCCCCTAGGAAGAAGCTCCGTGTCCCACCAACTGCAGATTTCTCGCTAATGGAACAACTTCAACTTCCTTCTAGTTTTCCAAGCAACCCCCTGCTAATGGGACAATCAAACAGCCCCCTATGTTACATTCCGGACAACATTATTCCTGCAGGCATACAGGGAGCCAGGCATGCTCACTACGGACTATCCCCATCGGATCTAAGTCTCAATAAACTCCACTCCTCGAGTCTCTTCCTGAATAAATCCCGACACCATCTTGATAATCACAACTTTGCTCCTCCTCTACCCACTCGATTTAACCATGAACCAAATGGTAACCCAAACACTAACAACATATCCTGCTTGCTCACTATGGCAACTCCTGCAAATCATTTTAAGGAAAACGGTGAGAAGAAGTCGGGTTCAGGAGGGTCCCCCCACATCTTGCTCTTTGGTCAGCTCATCCTCACCCAGCACCAGAACTCTGAGACATCTTCATCAGGTCCACCAGAGACCTCTTCATCAGGTCCACCAGAGACCTCTTCTGAGGAAGATAATTTCCAGACAAGGCGTAAGGACAATAATAACCGGAAGACTGAGCTCGGGCTCGGGGTCGAGACAGGCCACTGCAAGGTGTTCATGGAGTCTGAGGATGTGGGCCGGACCCTGGACTTATCGGTCCTAGGCTCGTATGAGGAGCTCTACAGAAACCTTGCTGAGATGTTTGGGATTGAGGGCTCAGAGATGCTGAGGAATATTCTTTACCGGGATGCTGCCGGTGCTATTAAGCATGCCGGCGAGGAACCCTTTAG CGACTTCTTGAAGACTGCTAAGAGGCTAACCATTCCTGCGGGCTCAAGCATTCGCGAATTATTGAGATAA